One region of Oryza sativa Japonica Group chromosome 10, ASM3414082v1 genomic DNA includes:
- the LOC4349055 gene encoding probable ascorbate-specific transmembrane electron transporter 1 — MAVAAPAKAAHALAAAAAGMVLLWCVHFRGGLALSSPTNKGLIFNVHPVLMLIGFIILGSEAIMGYKIWPWGHDTNKMVHLLLHAIALLLGSVGIYAAFKFHNESGIANLYSLHSWVGLGTICLYGVQWIFGFVTFFFPGASPSLRRAALPWHVRSGLLVYILALLAAELGFLEKLTFLEAGGLGRYSSEALLVNFTAVLVILLGSAVVMYVTAPMHNEHSHGYSAVRKP; from the exons atggccgtggcggcgccggcgaaggcggcgcacgcgctggcggccgccgcggcggggatgGTGCTCCTGTGGTGCGTGCACTTTCGCGGCGGCCTCGCGCTCAGCTCCCCCACCAACAAGGGCCTCATCTTCAAC GTTCATCCTGTGCTTATGCTGATCGGGTTCATCATTCTAGGAAGTGAAG CCATAATGGGCTACAAAATATGGCCATGGGGCCATGACACAAATAAGATGGTCCATTTGCTTCTTCATGCTATTGCACTTTTGCTGGGTTCAGTTGGAATATATGCTGCCTTCAAGTTTCACAATGAAAGTGGAATTGCTAACCTCTACAGCCTGCACTCCTGGGTTGGACTTGGAACTATCTGTTTATATGGTGTACAG TGGATATTTGGCTTCGTCACCTTCTTCTTCCCCGGCGCTTCGCCGTCGCTCCGACGCGCCGCGCTCCCATGGCACGTCCGCTCGGGCCTTCTCGTCTACATATTAGCGTTGCTCGCGGCGGAGCTGGGGTTCCTGGAGAAGCTCACCTTCCTTGAGGCCGGAGGGCTCGGCAGGTACAGCTCGGAGGCCCTGCTTGTGAACTTCACCGCCGTGCTCGTCATACTGCTGGGCTCAGCCGTCGTGATGTATGTTACTGCTCCGATGCACAATGAACATTCTCATGGGTATTCAGCAGTGCGCAAGCCATGA